CCAGGTAAGATTATGAGTAGAATACACATAAGGATAAATAAGTAAAAATGCTGCACGCGAAAAACTCCTTTTTAGATTATTCCAAAAACTTCATTGTAATTAATTTAACATATTAGGAAGGATTCGTGTAAAGAAAAAATACAAAAAAGAGATATTTAACAACAAAATAAATATGAAATTCGCGTTAATGTAAAGGAGTTTGCAAAGGAGTGAATTTGTTTAGTGAAATTTTTAAAAGGAGTTCTTATCATAATTGCCATACTCTTTATGCTAGCGATGGGTATTGTAGCACCTATCTCGTTTATTGGCATGGTTATATTTATTATTGGTTTGTTCCTTAATAGGCAATATCGAAAGAGAAATAGTAGATTTGCAAAATCAGGATGGTTCATCGCAGTGGGAATTATTTCTTCATTTGTATTGGCTATGGTGTTCTCAGCACCATCCGAGGAAAAGAAAGACGCTGACCAACCGAAATCAGTTTCTGTAAATAAGGAAAAGAAAGCAGAAGCTGCAATAATAAAGGCAAAGGAAAAAGTGGATGCTGAAGAAAAAGCTAAGGCGGAGGAAAAGAGGTTAGCGGAAGAAAAAGCAAAAGCCGAAAAGGAAGAGCTGGAAAAACAAGAAGCTGCAAAGCTTTCACAAGAAGAATTAGCGAAGAGTATGGGGTTAGAGCCTATAACGGTTGGACGAGTTGTGGATGGAGATACATTAGTAACCTCTGATGGAAGAAAAATCCGCTTGGTTGGGGTAAATACACCAGAATCGACCACCAGACATGAAGAATATGGCAAAGAAGCGAGCAATTATACAACCTCAAAGCTGAATGGAAAACAGGTGTGGATCCAAAAAGATGTTTCGGAAACGGACCGGTACAGCCGTTTACTACGAATTGTTTGGTTAAGTGTACCGGAAAATGATATGGACGAAAATGAAATTCGTTCAAAAATGTTCAATGCCGACTTAGTGTTAAATGGATATGCAGAACCATCCACCTATCCTCCTGATGTGAAATACAGCGAGTTCTTTGTAAAGTTTGCTAGAGAGGCAAGGGCTGCAAATAAGGGTTTATGGGTATTTGGTGACCAAGGAACAACAAAGGGTGATTTGGATTCCACCCAAAATAATAATTCCGGCTCATCTTCATCGACTGGAGATACGTCTGGAGGCTCGACATCAGGCAGTTAGTCGTCCAATACCGGAAATGAGTCGTTCAAGAATTGTACCGAAATGAGAAAAGTATATCCAAATGGTGTACCATCCACACATCCCGCTTATGAATCGAGGCATGACCGCGATAAAGATAACTGGGCATGTGAACAATCATAGATATAAATGGGAGAAAAAATGATTCATGACATGTTCATGGATCATTTTTTCTGTGCTCACTTAATTTTGTAAAGACAAAGTTCAATTTGGGATAATTGGCTTTTATAAAACTATATTCAAAGGTCTACGATTCACTTAAATTTAATAAATTACTAATCTGCTTCACATATTTTTCCTTAGGATAGTTATTGTATAAAAGACTTGATAACCGGAGGGGGTCACCAAAAAAGTACCTTTCATATTGCGTCTGTCTTGTACCAAATGAACTCATTGTTAAATCCCAAGCTAAACGGAATATTTTAACCCGGTCAATTGCGTTTTTATTAGTTCCTTGCAGATATTGATCCAAATCTGAGCGAATATCAGAAGAAAAGTCTTTTTCAGTGGGTAAAGACACCATACCACTCGCACCGATGATTTCGATAATTTCACAGAATCTAGGATAAATTTTAGGGAATAAATTACTAGCCACTCTAAGTGGTGTGATACTTGGACGCATATATCCCCATTCATCTAACCTTGCATTAATTTCTGACTTAAGTAATAGTGCTTTCATTGTTTCAAGGCCAATGATTATTTCAGAAAGTTTTTCCTGTATATGCAGATATTCCCGAAGATTGATCGTATCAACAATTAGCTCAGCAACAGCTAGAACAAATTCTGTCTTTACAATCTGCCTGGTAATGACTTGATGAAGGGTAAAAGGGTGAAAAGAACTTTGAAGGATGAAATGGTTGGCAGCCTCTATATTGTCGTAAAAAAATATGCGGTCCCATGGGACTAAGACATGATCAAAGACAAGAACAGTATCCATTTCTTCATACCGAGAACTTAATGGATAATTAAACGCTGAATCGCCCTCAACAAATGACTCCCGGCAAATAAACTTTAATCCCTTCGTATCAGTAGGGATGGAAAATGCGTAAGCAAACTCCTTCTCCATAATTCCACCTGCAGAATAAACAAGAACCTCATCCGTTAAACCACCTTGTGTAGCTAATAAACGAGCTCCTTTAATGATGATGCCATTTTCATTTTTAGCAATAACCTTTGCAGAAATCGGTTCTTTAGAGCATTCATAGTAAAACTGTGAGCGGTTCACTTGGGGGGTGATAAAGGTATGGGTAAAGGAAAGGTCTTGTTTCTTTGCTCTTTCGTAAAGTGATTGAATATTTTCTGGAAAGCAATGGTCTTTTCCTTTCAAAAATGAAGCAGAGGAGGCAAATGCCATTACTGCAGTATTCATATAATCGGGACTTCTTCCCATCATTCCATGCGTGTGCTTTGCCCAAAGTTCGATCATCGTTCGTCTTTTCTTTAAATCCTTTTTTGTCTTTGGCTGCAGGAAGGAAAGTCCAATCGGTTCTTTAGTTTCGGGTGAAAGATAGGTCAGTTTGTTTTTTAGCTGTTTATCAAACTGCAAATCATAAAGGGATGCTTTACTCTGAAGAACACCTTTGAAAGCTGGATATTCAGAAATCTTGCTTTCAACCTGTTTTCCATCAATCCAAATTTTTGAATTTAACCGATCAATTCTTTCTAAAAATTCCTCTCCGGATATAGCACCCATAAGTCCACTCCTTTTGTACCTGGGTTGTTACACTATAATGATATATTGAATTAGCTAGTTTTATATTATTGAATAACCTGTTTACTTGTTCTTTTTATTTTTCTGTATTTACGAAATGGGTGTCAATTATGTATAAACAAGTTTATAGATGGCTTTTTCAATTTTACCTTAGGTTTTATGTTCAACTTTTTCATATGATTTACTTATTTGACAAACATGGTTCCACACATTTGTAACATTATTTGTCATTTTGATCTATGCTAATGTATCTTTAATTAAAGGCAAGCTTAATTGAGGTGATGTAAAGTGTTAGAACGATCCATGGAGAATGTAATGGAATTAAACGAAGAAGGGAAGTGGTGTCGAGGGGAGATATTACATTGTCAGTAATTCTTCTCAGAAAAAAAAGGAAAGAGGACTATTACAATGAACAAATATCAAAGTATAAGCAGTGATGGATTTAAACTGAATTATTGTGTAAAGGGAACCGGAAAACCGATATTAGTGGTAGGCAGCAGTATTTATTATCCTCACCTATTCTCGGAAGATTTATATGAAACATTTCAGTTTATATTCCTTGATCATAGAGGATTTGTAAAGCCGCCCAGGGCTCTAGAAGCAGAAGATTATACATTGGACAAAGTGTTAGATGACATAGAAGTAGTAAGGCAAACTCTCTGTATTACAGATTTCATTATATTGGGTCACTCAGGACACGCTTTCATGGCTTTAGAATATGCAAGAAAATATCCTGAACATGTCCAAAAAGTTGTATTGTTAAATTCAGCCCCTTCAAATAGCCAGGAAAGGCAGCACCAAAGCTTTGCATTTTTTAATGAGACTGCAAGTCCGGAAAGAAAGCGGCAGTTTGAAAAGGATATTGCTCTATTAGAAAGTGACATCAAGAAAGATCCTGAACGGCGATTTGTCCACATGTGTATTCGAATGGGAGCACAAAGTTTTTATGACTATAGATTTGATGCAGCTTATATGTGGGAAGGTGTATATACGAATATGCCAATCATCGATTATTTGTGGGGAGAGGCGTTCGGAGAGTTAAATCTTATACAGTCACTGAAAACTTTCAATAAACCAGTATTTATTGGTTTAGGGAGATATGATTATTTGGTAGCGCCAGTTTCCCTTTGGGATTCAATTGATGACACATATGATAACGTAAAGAAAGTGATTTTTGAGCATAGTGGGCATAATCCTATGTTTGAAGAACCTCACTCCTTTAACAGAGAACTAATCAAGTGGATTTGTGAGAGTAAATAAGGATTTTATCCATGATTCAACGAAAAAACACTAAGGAGATTTTTCTTAGTGTTTTTCATTTTCGGGATGTTTCTATCTACTTTCGTACTACTATGTTGAAGATGATATAGGTAAAGAGTAGGAAGATACTCTTACTAAAGATATGGATTAAAAATAAGCCCTTCTTTTATTCTATAGGGGCTTAATCCTTCTACAATAATATCAATTAACTTTATTAGATTGTTGAATAAACAAGATATTATTGGACAGAGAAGCAGGTAATTTATTTTGCTATAAAGTGTTCAACTTTCATAATTGAACTCAATTCTATCCTACCTGTTACACCTTGATACTCGGCATCCTCCGATTTTCCCCACCACTCAATATCCCGTGGTCTATCCAAATCAAAAATTCTTTCCCAACTTTCTACCTTGGTTATGTACAAAATGTTTTGTTCAAAATGTTCATCTTCCAATTCATTATCTGAACAAAATGTATCGTTTAACACAATATGCCATTTATCAAAGTCAGAAACAAGAACGTCTTCTTCTTGCAGCGAAATCGTTAACCGTACCATTTCAGTTCCTTTTTCATCCACTCATAGCTATCTTTCTTCTATGCAGATATGTTTGGGACTTCCTTGTAAATACCCGAACGCTAACGCTTGTTCCCATGCTGCTTTAGTTTGTATACTCCAATACGTTTTCATCATTTACTTCCTTAATAATAATTAAAATCAATTTTTCATTTACTACTATCTGTTTCTTCATTTTCAATTTATTTTTGATTTGTATAGACTGTTTCTTTACAGTCATCAACCATATTCTTCTACAGTATGCGTTTATAAAAATAATATACTAATATTATCTTATAATAATTTTTTATGTCAAAGAGAAGTAAATATTCTTCTGAGGAAAAGTATTACCGCTAACGAATAAATAGTTGCTGGTGGCTTTAAAAAAGTACTCAAATCGCCGCCTAAAATCTACAATTGGGTATCACTATCTATTACAAACACATCTCCACTCTCTTTAGTCCTATTAATTTCAGAAAATTTAGTAAAAATACCCTATAGTTATCTCGTGTGATTATTACTAGAATTATAGATAGGTAGTTTTATGCAGAGTTATACACCATGTGTTTATCCTCCCTGTTTTTTTCAACCCAAATACCACCATCTCATCCATGACCATCTATGAATATTCAAATACATACAAAAAATAAATAAAGGAGTGAAAAAATGAGGAAAACCAAACGATTTTGTGTAAAAGCTTTTATGCATTTATTTGCGTTGGTGATGATCTTGAGTGTTGCACTGCCGGCGAATTCGCATGCAAGTAGTGTAATTCCTGCGGATACGAGCTCCGCCAAGGGTGAAGTCATTGATACGAAACTATTAAAAAAATTTGAGGAGGATGAATTTGCAAGATTCATCGTAATCCTGCATGAACAGGCTGATACTGAAAAAATTGCCTTATCAGCCAAGCAAGCCTCTTTAAAGAAAAGCACTTCTCAGAAGGAAAGTAAAGCTGATGTCCAGAAGGCTGTTGTACAAGCCCTACAGGATAAGGCCAAACTCACTCAAAAGGGGATAAATCTCCTACTAAAGGAGGAAAAGGCTTCTGGAAAAATAAAAGAGTTTCATAACTTTTTTATAATAAATGGTATTTCAGTAACTGGTACGAAGGAGACCGTAACGAAGCTTGTAGAGCTGCCTGAAGTAAAATCAATCCTACTTGATGAAAAACAAACACTTGAACCGATAAAAAAGGAGGAGCGATCTGCAACACTACAGGCAGATGAAAGCAAACCAGTCGAATGGAATATTGAATATGTTGGCGCTCCTGAGGTATGGGCACGTGGGATAACCGGTCAAGGGACGGTTGTCGCAAATATCGATAGCGGTGTAGCAGTCAATCATCCGGCCTTAAAAACTAAGTATCGCGGATATGACCCGAATAATCCTGGTAAACTAACACACACGTTCAACTGGTTTGATACGATAAATAAAATTGGCAGCCCGGTTGACTCCGACGGGCATGGCACACATACGATGGGAACAATGGTTGGGCAGGAGCCTGATGGACAAAATCAAATTGGTGTCGCACCAGGTGCAAAATGGATTGCGGCAAGGGCCTTTGCTAATAATGAAAGCTATGATTCTTATATCATTCAAGCAGCTGAATGGGTGTTAGCGCCAACTGATGAAAAAGGAGTTCCACATCCCGAAAAGGCGCCGGATGTTGTTAATAACTCATGGGGAGGACGTCCGATTAATAACGATTGGTTCAGACCGCTTGTTCAGGCGTGGCGTTCAGTTGGAATTTTCCCGGTATTTTCGGTAGGGAATACGGATCTTTTTAATCCGGTTGCGCTACCGGGAACAGCAAGTGCACCAGCGAACTATCCGGAGTCATTTGCAGTTGGAGCAACGACGAATACAGATGAGCTAGCAAGCTTTTCCTTAAGGGGACCCTCTGAAAGAGGGGATGTTAAGCCTAACATTTCAGCACCGGGGGTTGGTATTCGCTCTGCATTACCGGGTGCGACATGGGATAAATTTGAGTATGGAAGCTATAACGGTACCTCGATGGCGGCTCCGCATATTGCCGCTGCAGCACTTTTGTTAAAACAAGCTGAACCAACGTTGTCACTTACACAAATTGAGGAAATCTTAAAACTAACGGCTACAACAAAAACAGATGAAAACTACCCAGAAGCCCCGAATAATGGTTATGGCTATGGAATTGTGAATGTAAATGCAGCTGTGCAGGCAGTTGAACAAGGAATTGGAAAAATTAAGGGTCAGGTCGTAGGGCCAGGTAATGATAATAAAGCACCGACTTATGAACAGGAAGCTCGTCATGTGGTCTATAAAGGGCTAAATGCACCATTTTCCATCCAAGCAATGGACAATATTAGTGTAAATCAAGTTACCCTTCACGTCCGGTATGAAGATGCGAACGAAGCAACATTTAATACCGAACGTTATGCAGGAGACTATCAAAATGGCTTATATGAAGCAATTATTCCAGCCGATGCAATAAAAGGAAGCATACTTACCTATTGGTGGACGATCCAAGACTTTTCAGGTAATGAGGTAAAAACGGCCGAGGCACGGGTTTCCGTGAAGGATGGGATTCGAGCAGGCTATTTTGAGGATTTCGAAAGCCTTCCTGAGGGCTGGGACACCTATGGCATCAATAACTCATGGGAATGGGGCGTTCCAACCTATGGTCCCAAGACGGCTCCGCCTTCTGGAAAAAATGCCATCGCCACTAATTTACGCGGTCAGACTGAAATGTTCTCAAATATGACGTTAGTGATGCCTCCTGTCATTGTGGAGGGGAAAACACAGCTTCGATTTAAGCAGTGGTATAGCATGGGCTTTAGGGATTTCGGAACAGTTCTTGCAACTGTTGACGGAACGAATTGGGAGCAGCTTTACCAAATCTCAAGAAGTAACGAAAACTGGCATGAGATCGGTATTGATTTATCGAAATATGATGGTAAAAAGGTTACGATTGCCTTTAACCTTCAAACAGATGATGGGAAGTATCCAGGCTGGTACATGGACGATATGCAAATTATAGGCAGTGCACCGGCTGATAGAGCAGAACATGAAATCCATAAAGAAATTAAGCTAACGAGTGAAGCGTTTGTCAATCAAGCCTATCCTTTAATGGACTTTCAAAAAGTAAATAAGATATCTGAAAATGATTCCCTGTTGCCCGTTGATGCTGCGATTAAGGTTTTAGAAACAGAGTGGAAGACGAAGTCAAATCCGCAAAACGGTGAATTTGTGATTCATCATCCACCAGGAGAGTATACGGTTGAGGTGCAAGCATACGGGTACAAGCCTCAGACCCAGAAGGTAACAGTTTCAAGTAAAGGTGAAGTCACTCCGAAAATCACACTTGAGCCATTACCAAGGCAAACGATTTCGGGTACTGTTACAGATACATCCGGAAATGTGCTGAAGGATGCGACGATTCTTCTTTTAGAGGATAAAAAAGCCGAACCTGGTCATTCGGGTGAAAATGGGGATTATCAGCTAAAAGCATATGAGGGTACCTATACTGTTAAGGTGTTTGCAAAGGACCATTACAGCAAGACCTTAACAATCGATGTTGAGCCAGGTAAAAATCTTGAACGTAATATTCAATTAAGTCCTTTTATTAATAAGGAATCAGGTGAAATCAAATACGATAATGGCAAATACAATAAGAACCTTGTCATGGGCAGTGCTGGAAACGGCTTTGGGGTGAAAATGTCGTTAAAAGAAGGCGAGACCTCTGCGATGCTAAAAGGCGCGAAACTGCAATTCTGGGCTGGACATGTCCCGGTACCAGGTGGAAATGACATCTTAATTTCCGTATATGATGCAAAGGGTAAGAACGGTGCACCAGGAAACAAGCTCGCTGGACCAATAAAAGCGAAGGCCGAGCGCAATTTATCCAAATGGACAGAGGTTGACCTTTCCAATTTAGGTCTAGTTGTTAAGGATGATTTTTATATTGCCTATTTACAGGCGGACGACTATCCATATGTACCGGGCTTTGTATCCGATGGAGATAAAAAGAACTGGGCTGCACGTAGCTGGGATTATTTAGGAGGCCAATGGTTTCAAGCCGATAAGAGTATTGGAAACTATATGATTCGCGCTGTTGTCGATTACGGTGCCCAAGAGCCATTCCAATATGCTAAAGCGATTTTAAAAAATATAGAAACAAGCGGGAATTCACCGTTTGATATTAAGGTTGAAGTTCGGCAAGGATCAGAAAATGTTGAATCAGTCGATTATCAGCTTTCTTCAACTCCAGACCCTGAAGCATCCGGGTCATGGAAAAACGTGAAATTACCTTCGTACGGCGGTAATTTTACCACAACAGTTAATGATGTTGGAACATGGTATATGCATGTAAAGGTTAAGGACAAAGCAGGGAATGAAGAAATTACTTCATTTGGTCCATTTGAAGTAAAAGAGGCAGTTACAACTGATTTGGAAGTGACTCCGGCTTCCCTTGATATGAAGGTTGGCGCAACAAAGAAACTAATGGTAAAATCAATCAAAACGCAAGGTGACAAGGTAACAGAAACAGATGTCACAGAGCTTGCGGACTATAGTGGATTTGATGCAAAGATCATTAAGGTAGAAAAGGGACAGGTAACGGCCTTAAGTGCTGGTGAGACGAGCATTACGATTAAGTTTGGTGAGCATTCAAAGACGGTAACGGTTAAGGTTGAACAGGAAGCAAGCACCACACTTTCGGTTAGTCCAGCTTCCCTTGAATTGAAAAAGGGCAATGGATCACAGCTCACGGTAATATCCATTGAAACAATAGGAGACAAGGTAACCGAAACAGATGTCACAAATCTAGCAAACTACAGTGGCTATGATTCTAAAATACTAAAGATTGAAAAAGGACTTGTCACTGCATTGGCACCAGGATCAACTTCAATTACCATCACCTATGGAGCAGATAAGGCAACTGTTTTAGTGGTGGTCGGGGCTGATAAACATGGTTGGCTATGGGAAAATGGACAATGGTATTACTATGATGCGAACGGAAATCCAGTAACAGGCTGGTTAAATGAAGGTGGAATATGGTACTACATGAACGAAAAAGGCGTCATGCAGACCGGATGGAAATATGTTGGAGGCAGCTGGTATTACCTAGCAACAAATGGAGCGATGCAGACTGGCTGGCTGAACAGTGGAGGTACATGGTACTATCTTGCAAATAGTGGAGCAATGCAAACAGGCTGGCTGAACAGTGGAGGTACATGGTACTATCTTGCGAATAGTGGAGCAATGCAAACAGGCTGGCTGAACAGTGGAGGTACATGGTACTATCTTGCGAATAGTGGAGCAATGCAAACAGGCTGGCTGAACAGTGGAGGTACATGGTACTATCTTGCGAATAGTGGAGCAATGCAAACGGGCTGGCTGAACAGTGGAGGTACATGGTACTATCTTGCGAATAGTGGTGCGATGCAAACGGGCTGGCTCCTTGATGGCTCAAAATGGTACTATCTTAAAAACACCGGTGCAATGGCCACCGGCTGGTTCACAATAAATGGAAAACGCTACTTCTTTATTCAACATGGCGAGTGGATAAAATAGAACAAGTGAGGCATGGGAATGTATCTCGTGCCTCATTTGTTCTTTTTTTAATACCAAAGGAAACATTAACCTAACCTGGATTAATGTCTATTGCGACCAACTACAAAGTACATACCCGTAGTTCTGTTCATTATATTATCCACTCAAATTAAGACCGTAATTTCATTTCCGGCAAACACTAAAAAGGAATTTATAACAAAATAAAAAAACCTTAAATTATCAAGGTTTTTAGACGTCCCAGAGAGGATTCGAACCTCCGAACTACAGTTTAGGAATGTGTAATATTAAACTGTATTTTATAAAAACAAATGGATATGGGCAAGGTTTTAGTTTGACTCTTTTTGAACTCCTTCAAAAACTGAGATTGCACGGAAGGTATTATGCCAACATAAGGGTCTTGACATAATACCGATGCTCTCTTTGAAGCTTCGACATCAATGGTGATAACCATTGTCATATTTTGTGTCATGTGGTATTGGTCCATCCAGGGAATCCAGAAAGGAAACAGCTTGTGTAAAGTTCATTAAGAACAAGTGAGCCAAGTCCATAGAGAATCCATTTCGAACCACAACGCGCATTATCGTGACATCTTCCATGTCAGGGGGTAAAGGATAAGCCGGTACTTGCCAGCCAAATGTACGCAATTGGCGGGACAAGTCATAAAGATTCCAGTTTGATGTGTAGCCGTCTTTCAGGCGCCATGATAATACCGGAATATCCGAGCCGTCAGTAAATAGTTCAAAAGGGCCCATGTCATGAATCGCTTTGCTAAGGAATTGCGCCACTGTCTGAGACGCCTTTTGCACCTCATAGTACCCCTCTTTGCCTAAACGCAAATAGTTATAATATTGCAGGAGTACTTGTGCGCCAGGCCGAGAGAAATTCAGGGCAAACGTCGGCATGTTCCCACCTAAATAGGAAACCCGAAAAATAAGATCTTCAGGAAGATCCTCAGCCTCACGCCAAATGACCCATCCCAGCCCTGGGTAAACTAATCCATATTTATGTCCGGAAACATTGATGGATTTCACCCTGGTCAACTGAAAATCCCAAACTAAGTCCGGCTGAAGGAACGGTGCTATAAATCCTCCTGAAGCAGCATCTACATGTATTGGAATATCAAGATCCGTTTTGGCCTGAAACTCATCTAAGGCTCGTGCAATAGCGGCGACCGGTTCGTAAAGGCCTGTGTAGGTCACCCCAAGAACTGGCACCACACCGATTGTATTTTCATCTACGACAGCGAGTACACCCTTGGGATCCAGATAAGGATGATCCGGGGTAATATTCACAAAACGCGGCTCAACGTCCCAATAGTTCGCAAATTTTTCCCAAACGACCTGAACAGCGGAACTAAATACGATATTTGGCCGGTCAATCGGCTTCCCTTGTCCTTTACGCGCTTTCTGCCAGCGCCTCTTTAACGCAAGACCTCCGAGCATACACGCTTCCGACGATCCCGTTGTCGAAACACCTACAGTTTTTTGCGGAGAGGGCGAATGCCATAGATCGGCTAGAATTCGAACACACCGTTCCTCTATCGCCGCTGTCTGCGGGTATTCATCCTTATCAATCATGTTCTTTTCAACTGATTTGGCATATAAGCGATCTGCGAAGGGTTCCATCCAAGTGGTAACGAATGTTGCAAGATTGAGACGGGCATTTCCATCCAGAGCAATTTCATCATGGACAATTTGAAATGCAGTTTCTGGCAACATGCCTTGTTCACGCATTTGAAAACGTGGAACTGCCTCTTCTCCTTTGCGAGAGAAGAGGGGATTTACAGAAAATTCGGGAGGCAACATCCTTTGTGTGATTTGCTCAGGGCGCGGGTGCCATTGTTTCATACAATAATCATCTCCTTTACTAATGTGACTTCTTATGTTGTTTTGTGATTAAATGCCATAAAATATTCATAACGCAGGTATGTCTATAGATGAAGGCGTAATTGTGTGACGGCAGATATTTTAAAAGGTAAAGGGGTTAGGATCATGTTACAATTGGTTTCATAGTAGTATTTGAGGTTATATAGAATTCAAACGGAGAAAAATAATAATAACAGGTGCAGCTTCTGGAATTGGAAAAGGAATTGTTAAACAGTGCTTATGTAATTGCATGCGATATTAATGAGCATTTCTTATATGATTTAAAATTTTACCCGAAGAAGAGACAATGGATCATTTTGCCGATGAAATCGCCCAAGGTGGCTACAGCGCTTCTTCAAGCTTATTCCGAATTCAAATGGACTGAACCAGTTAATTACGATTTGCTAGAGAAGATTCGAATTTTTGGCAGCAATAGCATAATATCGAAGGAGGAAGACATGGAAGTTTTTTTAAA
The DNA window shown above is from Neobacillus sp. WH10 and carries:
- a CDS encoding thermonuclease family protein, with the translated sequence MKFLKGVLIIIAILFMLAMGIVAPISFIGMVIFIIGLFLNRQYRKRNSRFAKSGWFIAVGIISSFVLAMVFSAPSEEKKDADQPKSVSVNKEKKAEAAIIKAKEKVDAEEKAKAEEKRLAEEKAKAEKEELEKQEAAKLSQEELAKSMGLEPITVGRVVDGDTLVTSDGRKIRLVGVNTPESTTRHEEYGKEASNYTTSKLNGKQVWIQKDVSETDRYSRLLRIVWLSVPENDMDENEIRSKMFNADLVLNGYAEPSTYPPDVKYSEFFVKFAREARAANKGLWVFGDQGTTKGDLDSTQNNNSGSSSSTGDTSGGSTSGS
- the hpaB gene encoding 4-hydroxyphenylacetate 3-monooxygenase, oxygenase component, which produces MGAISGEEFLERIDRLNSKIWIDGKQVESKISEYPAFKGVLQSKASLYDLQFDKQLKNKLTYLSPETKEPIGLSFLQPKTKKDLKKRRTMIELWAKHTHGMMGRSPDYMNTAVMAFASSASFLKGKDHCFPENIQSLYERAKKQDLSFTHTFITPQVNRSQFYYECSKEPISAKVIAKNENGIIIKGARLLATQGGLTDEVLVYSAGGIMEKEFAYAFSIPTDTKGLKFICRESFVEGDSAFNYPLSSRYEEMDTVLVFDHVLVPWDRIFFYDNIEAANHFILQSSFHPFTLHQVITRQIVKTEFVLAVAELIVDTINLREYLHIQEKLSEIIIGLETMKALLLKSEINARLDEWGYMRPSITPLRVASNLFPKIYPRFCEIIEIIGASGMVSLPTEKDFSSDIRSDLDQYLQGTNKNAIDRVKIFRLAWDLTMSSFGTRQTQYERYFFGDPLRLSSLLYNNYPKEKYVKQISNLLNLSES
- a CDS encoding alpha/beta hydrolase — translated: MNKYQSISSDGFKLNYCVKGTGKPILVVGSSIYYPHLFSEDLYETFQFIFLDHRGFVKPPRALEAEDYTLDKVLDDIEVVRQTLCITDFIILGHSGHAFMALEYARKYPEHVQKVVLLNSAPSNSQERQHQSFAFFNETASPERKRQFEKDIALLESDIKKDPERRFVHMCIRMGAQSFYDYRFDAAYMWEGVYTNMPIIDYLWGEAFGELNLIQSLKTFNKPVFIGLGRYDYLVAPVSLWDSIDDTYDNVKKVIFEHSGHNPMFEEPHSFNRELIKWICESK
- a CDS encoding DUF3841 domain-containing protein: MDEKGTEMVRLTISLQEEDVLVSDFDKWHIVLNDTFCSDNELEDEHFEQNILYITKVESWERIFDLDRPRDIEWWGKSEDAEYQGVTGRIELSSIMKVEHFIAK
- a CDS encoding S8 family serine peptidase; translated protein: MRKTKRFCVKAFMHLFALVMILSVALPANSHASSVIPADTSSAKGEVIDTKLLKKFEEDEFARFIVILHEQADTEKIALSAKQASLKKSTSQKESKADVQKAVVQALQDKAKLTQKGINLLLKEEKASGKIKEFHNFFIINGISVTGTKETVTKLVELPEVKSILLDEKQTLEPIKKEERSATLQADESKPVEWNIEYVGAPEVWARGITGQGTVVANIDSGVAVNHPALKTKYRGYDPNNPGKLTHTFNWFDTINKIGSPVDSDGHGTHTMGTMVGQEPDGQNQIGVAPGAKWIAARAFANNESYDSYIIQAAEWVLAPTDEKGVPHPEKAPDVVNNSWGGRPINNDWFRPLVQAWRSVGIFPVFSVGNTDLFNPVALPGTASAPANYPESFAVGATTNTDELASFSLRGPSERGDVKPNISAPGVGIRSALPGATWDKFEYGSYNGTSMAAPHIAAAALLLKQAEPTLSLTQIEEILKLTATTKTDENYPEAPNNGYGYGIVNVNAAVQAVEQGIGKIKGQVVGPGNDNKAPTYEQEARHVVYKGLNAPFSIQAMDNISVNQVTLHVRYEDANEATFNTERYAGDYQNGLYEAIIPADAIKGSILTYWWTIQDFSGNEVKTAEARVSVKDGIRAGYFEDFESLPEGWDTYGINNSWEWGVPTYGPKTAPPSGKNAIATNLRGQTEMFSNMTLVMPPVIVEGKTQLRFKQWYSMGFRDFGTVLATVDGTNWEQLYQISRSNENWHEIGIDLSKYDGKKVTIAFNLQTDDGKYPGWYMDDMQIIGSAPADRAEHEIHKEIKLTSEAFVNQAYPLMDFQKVNKISENDSLLPVDAAIKVLETEWKTKSNPQNGEFVIHHPPGEYTVEVQAYGYKPQTQKVTVSSKGEVTPKITLEPLPRQTISGTVTDTSGNVLKDATILLLEDKKAEPGHSGENGDYQLKAYEGTYTVKVFAKDHYSKTLTIDVEPGKNLERNIQLSPFINKESGEIKYDNGKYNKNLVMGSAGNGFGVKMSLKEGETSAMLKGAKLQFWAGHVPVPGGNDILISVYDAKGKNGAPGNKLAGPIKAKAERNLSKWTEVDLSNLGLVVKDDFYIAYLQADDYPYVPGFVSDGDKKNWAARSWDYLGGQWFQADKSIGNYMIRAVVDYGAQEPFQYAKAILKNIETSGNSPFDIKVEVRQGSENVESVDYQLSSTPDPEASGSWKNVKLPSYGGNFTTTVNDVGTWYMHVKVKDKAGNEEITSFGPFEVKEAVTTDLEVTPASLDMKVGATKKLMVKSIKTQGDKVTETDVTELADYSGFDAKIIKVEKGQVTALSAGETSITIKFGEHSKTVTVKVEQEASTTLSVSPASLELKKGNGSQLTVISIETIGDKVTETDVTNLANYSGYDSKILKIEKGLVTALAPGSTSITITYGADKATVLVVVGADKHGWLWENGQWYYYDANGNPVTGWLNEGGIWYYMNEKGVMQTGWKYVGGSWYYLATNGAMQTGWLNSGGTWYYLANSGAMQTGWLNSGGTWYYLANSGAMQTGWLNSGGTWYYLANSGAMQTGWLNSGGTWYYLANSGAMQTGWLNSGGTWYYLANSGAMQTGWLLDGSKWYYLKNTGAMATGWFTINGKRYFFIQHGEWIK